The stretch of DNA CGGGCGTACGACTGCGTCGAATGCAGCGCGAGCGTCGTACAGCCGTCGAGTTCGGACCGGAGCCGTGCCGCCAGCCGCCGTTCGTGACCCTCGGCCTCGGCGTCGCCCGGGAACGCGCGGTTGAGGTCCTCGTCCAGATAGCGCACGCCGCGTCCGAGGGCTTTCTCGTTGGCGACGACGAACTTCACCGGCCGCTCGAACGCCGGCGGGTCCGCGAGCAACGACTCGACCGCCTCTGGACCACAGGGTTCGTCGCCGTGGACCCCCGCGACGACCGCCACCCTGGGGTCGTCGCCGAATGCTCGAATCCTCATCGTCCGATTTTGATCGTGCGCGTTCAAGTGCGTTTCCGTCCCGTGGTCCCGTGTGCCGGCCTCTCGTGGCCGTCGCGGCCGACGCCGTAGCCGTTACCACCCTGGGCCGCCTTCGGGCCGTATGGACGACCACACCCGCGATTACACCGTCGGCCCGCCCGTCTCGGGCAACCCGACCGGGTGGCGGGCGGACCGCGGCGAGTCGAACGGGTGGGAACACGGGACGCTCCGGAAGGCCGTCGTCCACGGCGTCCGCCTCTACAACGCGGGCGCGTTCCACGAATCGCACGATTGCTTCGAGATTGACTTCGGAAGTACCAATGAATCCTAGCGATCACTCCAGCCGCTCGGCGTACTCACGGTCGCGGTCCACCGCAACGGGACAGTCGCCATCGAGTTCGATTTTCCAGCCATCGAGTGCGTCCGGATCGTTGAGGGCAGCCTGTAGTGTCGTGCGAACGTCGTCGACGTTCACACCGTAGTAGTCGCCGGGCACGCCGTGGAGATACTGGAGCGCCGTCTCGAACAGCGAGCGCATACCGTCGTCGTTCTCGAAGTCGACGTGTTTGTAGGCGCCCGCGGCAACTTGGACCATCCCGTGAAGGAAGGCGCTTTCCGTCGACCCGCTCCCGTAGTTGTACCACTCTGCTTCGAAACAATCATGCGCCTCATGGTACTCGCCGGCGTTGTAGAGGCGCACCCCATGAATTACTGCTCGTCGGAGCGTCCCGTGTTCCCACCCGTTAGACGGTCCACGGCCGTTATCCCACCCGGTGGGATCTCCCGAGGTTGGGGGGCCTACAGTGTCGTCTCGGGTGTGATCGTCCATATGGGTGAGTAGTCGTCCAAGCTACCTAATCGCACCGACCGATCCCATCGTGAGCACTGTTAGCGGGAGATCGGATTTCACAGTTGAGAGGCGTTCTGCATCCGGTACGGCAGTCTGCTACAGCAACGCGCGCAAGTCTGCCCTACTCGCGGCCTCGAGCGGTCGACGTCCCATTCGACGTACTTCGGTGACGGCGTCCTCGATGCTACAGCCTCGATCGTGTGCTAGCCAGAGCGCCAGCACGTGTCCCGTTCGACCCGAGCCCGCCGAACAGTGGACGACGACTCGTTCCGAAGCGACGGCCGACGCGTCGAGAAACGGGAGGATCGTCTCGTGGAGCGTCCGTCGATCGACGACGCTGAAATCCTCGATCGGCGCGTGCGTCACGCGATCTTCACCGAACGCCGCCGCGTAGGTGTCGAGGGGATTGTCGTACTCGCTCAGCTGTGTCTCGTCGAGCAGACAGCAGACGCGTTCGACGTCTCGTTCCTGCATATATCGCACCCAATCGTCGACCGAACTGTCCGGTGGCGCTCGTCGTGGGTGATTCGGACGACAGGCGCCGAAGACGATCCGTTCGTCCTCGGCCGCCGGAGCGAAATTGTACATAATACATGAATCGACCGCTCGAGTGTAATACCTATCTGTGGCGTCTGTCTACCGTTGCTCGACGTTCGATGTATTATCTCCGTTTCTCCTGTTGTCTCCTTTCGATCGATCGTCCTGGCAGGCGAGAATTTATTATTCTCTAAGAGACGGCTGTACATGGTGACACGAGGCCCCAAACCGACCGAGACGACTGATCGTTCGATCACGGTCGTCTTGCTCGACACGGACCGAGAACGGCGCGACTGTCAGTCATACGAGGAAGCCATCGCGGTCGTGAAAGAGGAACTCGCGCCAGGGACGGTCGCGAAAATCGAGAACCGCGATGGCGAGATCGTCTTCACCTCCAGCGAGATGTCTATCGACGCTTGGGAGGTCGAATGGCGACAGCAGAAACGCCGTCTCTCGGTCGAAACTGAAGACCACGTCTGCCCTTACGACAACGTCGGCTGTATCTTCGACGACCTCTGTGTTCAGTGCAAGATGGATGCCGTCCAAGACAGCTTCTGATTAGTGGAATCTCGTGTTGACCAGCTACGAGAGCGAAACTGGGAAGCAGAGTTGTCGTTCCGGGTCAGACTCAACACGGCCTCATTAGCACGCAGACGACGGTTATCCATTCTCTTGAACGATCGCTAACAGCGTTTCAGCGATATCTGAACAGGGGAGATCGGAAGTCCCTAAATCTTCCAGATCCTCGCGGGCAGCCATGACGACGTGAGTCTGTTGCCCACAGTTCGTACACTCGTACATAGCGTCTTCAGAGACTGGTTCGAGTGTCGACCGATCACAAGTTGGGCAGCTGAGGCCAGCAGTCATCAGTCGCTCACCTCGGTGGCTGCATGGTCGCACTCGTCAGTTCTACACGATTGCTCTCTTGGATTCAAATGACCAGACCCTCCTTGTGAATTAGAGCGGCGGAATTGCGCGGAGATCAGTAGACGCCGCTCGGTACGGTAACTGGGTGTCTGTTCCATTGACTTGCCACGCCGAGTACGTCGACGGTATCGGTTTGACGGGCGCTTCTCCGTTCGTATCGCTTCAACCGCTCGGATCATCTTGCGTGGTTGCTACCTATGGTCACAAATACTTAGTTAGTAAATAACCAAGAACTGTGTATGAGTCGTGACCCCGCCCTCCTGACACCAGCCCAACGAGAGTACCTACGCGGTGAGGCGGAGTACGAGCGGGAGCAGTCCGAGACCAATACTCGCTACCGGATGCGGAAGCGCATCCGCAATTCGCTGAAGGATCTCGAACTGCTCTCCAAGGAGCTCGATCCGGAAGATCGGAAACAAGTGTTCGCCGACCTTCATCCGTTGACGGATGATGACGCCGAGTCGGACGACTTGCCACTCCGCGAAGACGAGATGTCCGGTGTTATTGGGGCAATCACATTCCTCTACGCCGGTTCGCGAGACATCGGCATTCCGTTCGAACAGCTCGTCGAGTACGGCCTGCTTCGGGCGCTCGATCAGGAGCTGGAGGGGCCGTTTACCAGCG from Haloplanus salinus encodes:
- a CDS encoding DUF309 domain-containing protein; translation: MDDHTRDDTVGPPTSGDPTGWDNGRGPSNGWEHGTLRRAVIHGVRLYNAGEYHEAHDCFEAEWYNYGSGSTESAFLHGMVQVAAGAYKHVDFENDDGMRSLFETALQYLHGVPGDYYGVNVDDVRTTLQAALNDPDALDGWKIELDGDCPVAVDRDREYAERLE
- a CDS encoding protein-tyrosine phosphatase family protein — protein: MYNFAPAAEDERIVFGACRPNHPRRAPPDSSVDDWVRYMQERDVERVCCLLDETQLSEYDNPLDTYAAAFGEDRVTHAPIEDFSVVDRRTLHETILPFLDASAVASERVVVHCSAGSGRTGHVLALWLAHDRGCSIEDAVTEVRRMGRRPLEAASRADLRALL